Proteins encoded within one genomic window of Hemiscyllium ocellatum isolate sHemOce1 chromosome 1, sHemOce1.pat.X.cur, whole genome shotgun sequence:
- the LOC132816035 gene encoding zinc finger protein 518B-like, with translation MQLKLLQVLLPKIDNLIGKKSFVYSATEVSIKCRTGKKQTARKTTAIKSYFSSKKQQLKENLRTNKERIEICDHIGEREKEINEMLIFCVKCKDIQQFSFAELQEHCQQNHPEDRPVFVCSRCGFTVDDVEQMNVHAFSHTMDKALNTELAAKKEGLALIREMELHKTRHLKPDTLYCNKCRFSTKDPLLFQKHILRHEEIQYKCGRCDRVCYTRGEFQRHSVQHTGTFPFKCRYCDYGAVRKDYVVKHTKGVHRDIIKNGGSALVLPMRKSCKKKTSSKAKNISKVKPTITEQNENSTNVRLHDKVVNSLALITNSVTTSCQMQGESVEEQQYRSINSASDSKSVDNLFVQNIKHLNCPSTDARKNQLKVLAPSKHTVQPGAPLTLVAPAQMVIPSNCLAQLTEIKTVNGKQQLVFKLIPQNTVASTSGITTLPAQEMQHVNSEMAPLQQNSLSHNPTTILTEIVDRNELPAVESFSEVEADNNDINTKLLFSNPHCSFGVKPTTSTSSIVETKSKAHPNQGKDVAKEQFQGSERTETDLTCSFQQDPLATPDVLDEMMHYLQQEALNNKTTLKDFNADTEELLNQIDKKLLMFPEYKEMQKCTNSFSPCKVAVSNGQECVLQDRFYVPRFRNENMDGIEDVISAEANFEKSILQLPMAGPGLAKKNIHLCNSQVLRDSSCKTAIKSIGSLPNDSTKANTEQYMMENCKSVDISQVLPCQLSPTLSGNHTTVASKSVDHRITSKCSSSVRQTKIIPESMFHTDCLKCIDTVDKDLNKPAACKGTFESHLKYCTAVQNQRISSGQDHGEIRYSNNSYRMLEKCENSRTKPDLRLRSKALKSRKLNTNDNKIMSVCESATLCENPHDQILQRTSIGISIAAAAAITNSLSNASTNGVTFVSEMLSPLHDKNELSREDTSQGITINADFNDLSNWHDLDTAESTDNPSVDGQWPVISSVFSLSCGTNNVPDSIRWDNDQDSSCTSFTSVQEILRTNPCSQIQANNKSLTLQLEKEHTSKPVSYRNPVCLQVSNDRNFCTVSSPSVMNGKSFQLSSCVNRAEHRYLLPTLTPSIPPMSPVENMDCSSVNEQFVDDVNAFQNSHKLYSNEFYLNQARLSSRSTNTAVEYCTQMDSFVQRNSSDVLSTMGNALTGTTQSYQSKPFSFPKLKNSPNLSLEDTSNQSKTLENVLCSITNGVDEPSVCHNFSDTTSVPIGITSNAWKQVSTVNQSPVALAEICKPNINSKGSSFNRNASHSFANVQEDMPTTSASTLKVCHQHNLQSKTSLFPLSCIPSADPEDVNYTDAVEKLKQVSSKLGKTMVLPKKVVLPTTAKLQSISLLPSVLDNQSNHSKVQLKPPNKTRSVLPPCGQQSTCFHKVVEDVSSQTEQALQNIAEIAKVVPNLSCANDFENDSLGQDVKNDLFPELQSKSEMASSHLPAVLLSSSTSQVNLEITPTLVKGTDCYRHETTYKIVSGDNVLRVLNHADNSEQKPSTINCHSVNLSQNLRVLCPTTVSWSKAENSELQASVLTKKCPVYAELDSRNNCSSKIKCQENRNCDQSSVSVSRPSTFNTISVEIAARQNSQSLKSSAGETLPLKRRNTRKIVPDHNRDEIILKKVKKQDSFVPVTTNHCEILKTARKLRLKPFHKSQLVKCPRRNQPVVVLNHPDVDVEEVANVMQTIGKYRGNVLKVVLSERTVISLNLKVGQRQEFENRGILLDKWRNCKTVSPVKERHMLKIRLKKIHKNNYQIVQNVHDEHLQFKFHCWFCGRMFCDQEEWIAHGQRHLMEATRDWNDVANVQEITEVLRGQNNSDE, from the coding sequence atgcagcttaaaTTGTTACAAGTGCTGTTGCCAAAAATAGATAATCTTATTGGAAAGAAAAGTTTTGTTTACAGTGCCACAGAAGTTTCAATAAAATGTCGTACTGGAAAGAAGCAGACTGCAAGGAAGACCACGGCAATCAAAAGTTATTTCAGCTCCAAGAAGCAGCAGTTGAAAGAAAATTTGAGAACGAATAAGGAGAGAATAGAAATCTGTGATCATATCGGAGAACGTGAAAAAGAGATAAATGAAATGTTGATATTTTGTGTTAAATGTAAAGATATCCAGCAGTTTAGCTTTGCAGAACTTCAGGAACACTGCCAACAAAATCATCCAGAAGACAGACCTGTATTTGTCTGTAGCAGATGTGGTTTCACAGTGGATGATGTGGAACAAATGAATGTGCATGCATTTTCACACACAATGGACAAAGCATTAAACACCGAACTTGCTGCCAAGAAAGAAGGTCTCGCCTTGATTAGAGAAATGGAACTGCATAAAACCAGGCATTTAAAGCCAGATACCTTGTATTGCAATAAGTGCAGATTTTCAACAAAAGATCCACTTCTCTTTCAGAAACACATTCTGAGACATGAAGAAATTCAGTACAAATGTGGGCGTTGTGATCGTGTCTGTTACACTAGGGGAGAATTCCAGCGCCACTCTGTACAGCATACTGGaacttttccttttaaatgtagGTATTGTGATTATGGTGCAGTCCGAAAGGATTATGTTGTGAAACATACAAAAGGAGTACACAGAGATATCATAAAAAATGGTGGATCTGCACTGGTTCTCCCAATGAGGAAAAGCTGTAAGAAAAAGACTTCCTCCAAAGCTAAGAATATATCCAAAGTGAAGCCaacaataactgaacaaaatgagAATTCTACTAATGTTAGGCTACATGATAAGGTGGTAAATTCATTAGCTTTAATTACTAATTCTGTTACCACATCATGTCAAATGCAAGGTGAGTCTGTGGAAGAACAGCAATATCGAAGTATAAACAGCGCCAGTGACAGTAAAAGTGTGGATAACTTATTTGTACAAAATATTAAACACTTGAATTGTCCTTCCACGGATGCGAGAAAGAATCAGCTAAAGGTACTTGCTCCATCTAAGCATACTGTTCAGCCTGGTGCACCATTAACACTGGTTGCTCCAGCACAGATGGTTATTCCCTCTAACTGTTTGGCTCAACTAACAGAAATAAAAACTGTTAATGGGAAACAACAGTTAGTATTCAAACTAATACCACAAAATACAGTAGCTAGCACATCAGGAATAACTACACTTCCAGCACAAGAAATGCAACATGTGAATTCAGAAATGGCACCGCTGCAACAGAACAGCTTGTCACATAACCCTACAACAATACTGACAGAAATCGTGGATCGCAATGAGTTACCCGCTGTAGAATCATTCAGTGAAGTTGAAGCTGATAATAATGACATAAATACTAAACTGCTCTTTTCAAATCCTCACTGTTCATTTGGTGTAAAGCCTACAACTAGTACTTCTTCCATAGTGGAGACTAAAAGCAAGGCTCATCCAAACCAAGGTAAGGATGTAGCTAAAGAACAATTTCAGGGTAGTGAACGAACAGAAACTGACTTGACCTGTAGCTTTCAACAAGATCCTCTTGCAACTCCAGATGTTTTAGATGAAATGATGCATTATCTTCAGCAAGAGGCTTTAAACAACAAAACCACTTTGAAAGATTTTAATGCAGATACCGAAGAGTTACTGAATCAAATTGATAAGAAATTGTTAATGTTTCCTGAATATAAGGAAATGCAAAAGTGTACAAACTCCTTTTCACCTTGTAAAGTTGCTGTCAGTAATGGTCAGGAATGTGTTTTACAGGATCGCTTTTATGTTCCGAGATTCAGGAATGAAAATATGGATGGCATTGAAGATGTCATCTCTGCTGAAGCAAATTTTGAGAAATCAATTTTGCAGCTGCCTATGGCAGGCCCGGGGTTGGCTAAAAAAAATATACATTTGTGTAATTCTCAAGTTTTGAGAGACTCCAGCTGTAAAACTGCAATTAAATCAATTGGATCTTTGCCAAATGATAGCACTAAAGCCAATACAGAGCAATATATGATGGAGAACTGCAAGTCGGTTGACATTAGTCAGGTCTTACCATGTCAGCTATCCCCCACCTTGTCTGGCAATCATACAACAGTAGCTTCCAAATCTGTTGATCATCGGATTACATCTAAATGTTCTTCATCTGTTAGACAAACCAAAATTATACCTGAAAGTATGTTTCACACAGACTGTTTGAAGTGTATTGATACTGTTGATAAGGACCTCAATAAACCTGCAGCTTGTAAAGGTACATTTGAAAGTCATCTTAAGTACTGTACTGCGGTACAGAACCAAAGAAtatcatctggtcaagatcacgGTGAAATACGTTATAGTAACAATTCATACCGCATgttggaaaagtgtgaaaatagtagAACAAAACCAGACTTGCGTCTTAGATCAAAAGCTTTGAAGTCTAGAAAACTAAATACAAATGATAATAAGATTATGTCAGTATGCGAGAGTGCAACTTTGTGTGAAAACCCGCATGATCAGATTTTACAAAGAACGTCTATTGGCATAAgtatagcagcagcagcagctattACTAATTCACTTAGCAATGCGTCTACAAACGGTGTGACATTTGTAAGTGAAATGCTATCACCATTGCATGATAAGAATGAATTAAGTAGGGAGGATACATCACAAGGCATTACAATTAATGCAGACTTCAATGATTTGAGTAACTGGCATGATCTAGATACTGCTGAGTCTACTGATAATCCTTCTGTTGATGGACAATGGCCTGTAATTTCTTCAGTGTTTTCTCTTAGTTGTGGTACTAATAATGTTCCGGACAGTATTCGATGGGATAATGATCAGGACAGCAGTTGCACTTCATTCACTTCTGTACAAGAAATTCTGAGAACGAACCCATGTTCTCAGATTCAAGCAAATAATAAAAGTCTAACTCTCCAGCTTGAAAAAGAACATACAAGTAAACCAGTCAGCTACAGGAATCCAGTGTGTCTGCAAGTATCCAATGACAGGAACTTCTGTACAGTGTCAAGTCCATCAGTGatgaatgggaaatcatttcAATTATCCAGTTGTGTTAACAGGGCTGAGCATCGTTATTTATTGCCAACATTGACTCCTTCTATTCCACCAATGTCACCTGTTGAGAATATGGATTGTTCTTCTGTAAATGAGCAGTTTGTTGATGATGTCAATGCTTTCCAGAATTCACACAAACTATATTCtaatgaattttatttaaatcAAGCTAGATTGTCTTCCAGAAGCACTAATACAGCAGTGGAGTATTGCACGCAAATGGATAGTTTTGTACAGAGAAATTCAAGTGATGTGCTTAGCACTATGGGAAATGCATTAACTGGTACAACACAAAGCTACCAAAGCAAACCCTTCTCATTTCCAAAGCTTAAAAATTCTCCAAATTTATCCCTGGAAGATACATCCAATCAAAGTAAAACACTTGAAAATGTTTTATGCTCAATTACCAATGGAGTTGATGAGCCTTCAGTTTGTCATAACTTTAGTGACACTACATCTGTTCCCATTGGAATAACATCAAATGCCTGGAAACAAGTTTCAACTGTTAATCAATCACCAGTGGCACTTGCAGAGATTTGCAAACCAAACATTAATTCAAAGGGATCTTCCTTTAATAGAAATGCTTCGCATTCTTTCGCAAATGTACAAGAAGACATGCCTACAACTAGTGCATCCACGTTGAAAGTTTGTCACCAGCATAATTTGCAAAGTAAAACCTCTTTGTTTCCTTTAAGCTGTATTCCAAGTGCAGATCCTGAAGATGTTAACTATACTGATGCTGTTGAGAAACTGAAACAAGTATCTTCCAAACTTGGTAAAACTATGGTGCTCCCGAAAAAGGTAGTACTTCCAACTACAGCAAAACTACAGAGTATTTCACTGTTACCCTCTGTTTTAGATAACCAAAGCAATCATTCCAAAGTTCAATTAAAACCTCCTAACAAAACTCGTTCTGTTTTACCTCCATGTGGCCAACAAAGTACATGCTTTCATAAAGTAGTAGAAGATGTATCCAGCCAGACTGAACAAGCTCTTCAAAATATTGCTGAAATTGCAAAAGTTGTACCAAATCTTTCTTGTGCAAACGATTTTGAAAATGACAGTCTGGGACAAGATGTAAAAAATGACCTTTTTCCAGAACTGCAGTCCAAATCAGAAATGGCTTCATCCCATCTTCCTGCAGTTCTGCTCAGTTCCTCAACGAGCCAAGTTAATCTTGAAATCACACCAACGCTAGTAAAAGGCACTGACTGTTATAGACATGAAACAACTTACAAGATTGTTTCAGGTGACAATGTGCTTAGAGTATTGAATCATGCTGATAATTCCGAACAGAAACCTTCTACCATAAATTGCCATTCTGTCAATTTATCACAAAACcttagagtattgtgtcccaCAACTGTTTCATGGAGCAAAGCAGAAAATTCAGAACTGCAAGCATCAGTACTGACAAAGAAGTGCCCAGTTTATGCTGAACTTGATTCAAGAAATAATTGCTCTTCCAAGATAAAATGTCAAGAGAACAGAAACTGTGATCAATCTTCTGTTTCAGTTAGTAGACCAAGCACATTTAACACTATATCTGTTGAGATAGCTGCTCGCCAGAATTCTCAGTCCTTAAAGTCCAGTGCAGGCGAAACGTTACCTTTGAAGCGCAGGAATACCAGAAAAATAGTACCTGATCATAATCGGGATGAAATCATCTTAAAAAAGGTGAAAAAACAAGATAGCTTTGTTCCTGTCACCACCAATCACTGTGAGATATTAAAGACTGCCCGCAAACTAAGGCTCAAACCATTTCATAAAAGTCAGCTGGTAAAATGCCCTCGTCGCAATCAACCTGTAGTTGTACTGAATCATCCAGATGTGGATGTTGAAGAGGTAGCTAATGTAATGCAAACAATAGGCAAGTATAGAGGAAATGTACTCAAGGTAGTTTTATCTGAAAGAACTGTAATTTCTCTCAATTTAAAGGTTGGACAAAGACAGGAATTTGAAAACAGAGGTATTTTACTTGACAAATGGCGTAACTGTAAAACAGTCAGTCCAGTGAAAGAAAGACATATGTTGAAAATAAGATTAAAGAAGATCCATAAAAATAATTATCAGATAGTTCAGAATGTTCATGATGAGCATTTGCAGTTTAAGTTTCACTGTTGGTTTTGTGGACGGATGTTTTGTGatcaagaagaatggattgcTCATGGACAGCGCCACTTGATGGAAGCCACCCGGGACTGGAATGATGTTGCCAACGTTCAAGAAATTACAGAAGTGTTGAGAGGGCAAAATAATTCAGATGAGTAA